In Xiphophorus hellerii strain 12219 chromosome 13, Xiphophorus_hellerii-4.1, whole genome shotgun sequence, the following proteins share a genomic window:
- the snrnp40 gene encoding U5 small nuclear ribonucleoprotein 40 kDa protein — translation MIEPLKRAGDMAVVPSAMKRPRMELVAAAQSQQLVSAGPPRTSSLQAPIMLMSGHEGEVYCCKFHPNGATLTSSGFDRLILMWNVYGDCENFATLKGHSGAVMELHYNTDGSLLFSASTDKTVGVWDSETGERIKRLKGHTSFVNTCYPARRGPQLVCTGSDDGTVKLWDIRKKGAIHTFQNTYQVLAVTFNDTSDQILSGGIDNDIKVWDLRQNKLIYNMHGHGDSVTGLSLSSEGSYLLSNSMDNTVRIWDVRPFAPKERCVKIFQGNVHNFEKNLLRCSWSTDGSKIAAGSADRFVYIWDTTSRRILYKLPGHAGSVNEVVFHPEEPVVLSGSSDKRLYMGEIQ, via the exons ATGATTGAGCCTTTGAAGAGAGCCGGCGACATGGCGGTGGTTCCCTCCGCCATGAAACGGCCCCGGATGGAGCTGGTGGCGGCGGCTCAGTCCCAGCAGCTCGTGTCCGCG GGCCCTCCACGGACCTCCAGCCTGCAGGCCCCGATCATGTTGATGTCGGGCCACGAGGGCGAGGTCTACTGCTGCAAGTTTCACCCCAACGGCGCCACGCTGACCTCCTCAGGATTTGACAGGCTCATAT TGATGTGGAACGTCTATGGAGACTGTGAAAACTTCGCCACCCTGAAGGGCCACAGTGGAGCAGTGATGGAGCTGCATTACAACACAGATGGCAG CTTGTTGTTCTCGGCGAGCACAGACAAGACTGTGGGCGTGTGGGACAGCGAGACCGGTGAGAGGATCAAGCGTCTGAAGGGCCACACCTCTTTTGTTAACACCTGCTATCCAGCTCGTCGGGGGCCCCAGCTGGTGTGCACTGGCAGTGATGATGGGACAGTGAAG CTTTGGGACATCCGCAAAAAAGGGGCcatccacacttttcagaacaCCTACCAGGTGCTGGCCGTGACGTTTAATGACACCAGTGATCAGATTCTATCTGGAGGCATCGACAATGACATCAAG GTGTGGGACCTGCGGCAGAACAAGCTGATCTACAACATGCACGGCCACGGTGACTCTGTGACCGGACTCAGCCTGAGCTCCGAGGGATCGTACCTCCTGTCGAACTCCATGGACAACACAG TGCGGATCTGGGACGTGCGACCGTTCGCACCCAAGGAGAGATGCGTGAAGATTTTCCAGGGTAACGTCCACAACTTCGAGAAG aACTTGCTGAGGTGCTCCTGGTCCACTGACGGCAGTAAGATCGCAGCAGGTTCAGCTGACAG ATTTGTGTACATCTGGGACACCACGTCCAGACGGATCCTGTACAAGCTGCCGGGTCACGCTGGCTCTGTCAATGAGGTGGTCTTCCACCCAGAGGAGCCTGTCG tgCTGTCTGGCTCCAGTGATAAACGTCTGTACATGGGAGAAATTCAGTag
- the nkain1 gene encoding sodium/potassium-transporting ATPase subunit beta-1-interacting protein 1 produces MGKCDGRCTLLVICSLQLVAALQRQVFDFLGYQWAPILANFLHIMAVILGMFGTVQFRFRYLIFYAVWLVLWVGWNSFIICFYLEVGNLSQDRDFLMTFNTSLHRSWWMEHGPGCLVTPVLDSRMAPDDHHVITVSGCLLDYQYIEVLSSAIQILLALFGFVYACYVSKVFQDDEDSFDFIGGFDSYGYQPPQKSSHLQLQPLYTAG; encoded by the exons ATGGGGAAGTGTGACGGCAGATGCACGCTGTTGGTGATCTGTTCACTGCAGCTG GTGGCGGCCCTCCAGAGGCAGGTGTTTGACTTTCTGGGCTACCAGTGGGCTCCCATCCTGGCCAACTTCCTGCACATTATGGCCGTCATCCTGGGCATGTTTGGCACTGTGCAGTTTCGCTTCAGATACCTCATTTTT TATGCAGTATGGCTGGTCCTGTGGGTTGGATGGAACTCCTTCATTATTTGTTTCTACCTGGAAGTGGGAAACCTGTCACAG GACAGGGACTTTCTCATGACTTTCAACACGTCTCTCCATCGTTCGTGGTGGATGGAGCACGGCCCCGGCTGCCTCGTGACGCCAGTGCTGGACTCTAGGATGGCCCCCGACGACCATCACGTCATCACGGTGTCAGGATGTCTCCTCGACTACCAGTACATCGAGGTGTTGAGCTCGGCCATCCAGATCCTTTTGGCT CTCTTCGGCTTCGTGTACGCCTGCTACGTGAGCAAAGTCTTCCAGGATGACGAGGACAGCT TTGATTTTATTGGTGGATTCGACTCGTACGGCTACCAGCCTCCCCAGAAGTCCTCtcatctgcagctgcagcctctTTACAC GGCTGGTTAA